The window TCGCTTTTCTCGTGTGTTTGCGTTGtgtgtcataggtggtggctcTGGTTCCGGTGCTAGGCGCTCGAACCCCAGCTGTGATACGAGCTCAAAGCGCCTTCGCAACCAAGAAGCTCCTAAGGGGTCCAATGCCCCGCAACGCCACAtcaagaccacaaccaccaagATGAAGGAGCCAGTTGTCGGCTTGGATGAAATGCCTCAAGCAGAGTTTCTGATTCAAAGGAAGCTCAACCCCTACATCAAGCTTAGGGAACTCATAAGGGGCAATGACTTGTTTTGGACCCAGCAACAAAATGTCATCTTCctagatgtgatcaaggccaagcagaacaTCTACGTACCGGTTCAATGGATTGGCATGGTCCATTTGAGGAAGAACCAGTCATATTTTGGTGAGCCTCTGGACCTGGTGGAGCAATTTGGTATTGAGGGGGTCATCACATTCCACCTTGACTATGACCCGAAGATTGTGGCTCAGTTCTTTGCTTTTGTCCACTTTCACACGGATGAGAAGCGGACCATGACTTGGATGAAAAATGGAAAGAGGATGACTGCTGAGTGGAAGGAGTTCATGGATATGTTGCGTGTTCATGATGAGGGGCTAGATGTGCCCATTGGTATCCACCCGCATGCCAACCCAGAGTCTGCTTCCAAGAACAAGCTTCAACCCTACCTTGTCGAGAAGACTCTACTCAATGGCAAGAAGTCTTATGTGTTGAACCCGTTCCTcgacatcatgcaccggatcttccgcgACTCTCTTTTTCCTCGCATAggtgacaaggacaaggtgcattcCTATCTTGTGGACATGATGCTTATTTGTGAGGAAGCACGTCTTCAACAACCTAGACCACTCGATGTCTCTcatatcatgtggtgtgagctTTAGTTTGTTGTGTTCAATCGCAAGGtgcccatctatggaccttatttGCACCTCTTGATTTCCAAGACTTGGGAGAAACTCTTTCCGGGTGAAGATTTTCATGCTCCCAACTGGATTCGCCATGAGCCCATTAAGCTATGCCAAAAGAACAAGTGGGCTAACACCACTACCCGGGCTGAGGCAGAAGCTGCCCGCatggatgttgatgatgatgagattgaggaggaggaggcagaggacAGTTCTGAGGGGTATGCACCTCCCTCTGCTAAGCCATCTTGGGCTAAGAAACTCAAGGCCAAGGTGAAGGATCTGTTCTGCATGCAGGCCAAGGGGCAGTACCAGACTCACGTTGCTCAGAAGGAGATTCGCCAGCGTGACAAGCGGATTTTGAGGAAGCTTGGCGAGCATGTCTCGAGCGGGGCGGAGAAGAACATCACTCCCGAGGCTGCCTGGATGATGAAGCAAGGCTATCAGTGGGCTGAGTCAGATGAGGAGTCCATTCCTGCTGCTGAGACAGATGAGGAGATTGTTGGGTGATCACTTCAGTGGGAGATACCACCCGTGTcttaggtgtcctctctgcctttttggtgtctcgatgccaaagggggagagagtatAGGATTTGCGAGTATTTGTCTCCTTGCTTTCGTTTCGTTGAACCTTCGTTGCTTTGGTTTGTGTTTTTTGCGTGTGAGACCAGGAGACTTATtctatcatatggtgtgagacatatgcctTCTATCCTATCCTTTTATTGTCTAGTATGTCTAGTAGCTTGTGAGCTTATTTTGTCTTGTGCCCTATACATCATGCTCACTTACTATGCCTTTCTTCCATGCTTAGTGTCACTTATATTGTTGCAAGGAttgccttgtctataaaatatagggggagtgttgatcctattGTGTGTGTTGTGCAGTCCAAAGCATATCTATAGaatgcacacatctagggggagcctgtCTATATTTTATAGATTTTGGGTTTGCTTATGTTCATTTTTATATCTCcatgtgcaaatcccgtattgtcatcaatctaccaaaagggggagattgtaagggcatatttctccctatgtggttttggtgattgatgacagtGCATTTGCGgtctaatcgtgtgcattgagcatttcagatatctcatgcctaggcacaagacgattcgaTGCCCCTCGGAGCCTGTCGAAGACGGCGgttctctacgtttcttttcaGTGGATTTGAAttgtaggaaagccgtactattaagagggggtccgcttcggaaaggttagggtggaatcaacacatacacatatgttcctttgcaccacctttccttcgcTTCGATGGAGCACCTTCCGTTTATCCATGTCTCTACGATATGAAGGCTGCCAAATGCTAAAGAATAtgtggcgtgcggtagtactgctcaagggagcagTAGTACTGCAGGGGCGTGCGGTAGTACCTCCTggcgagcggtagtaccactgccTCCAGCCGTGACGCTGAAGCATGCTGAAGTAGGCgcagatgtaattttttacttccgcTCCTACGCGATAGTACCGCTCCCTGTGAGCGGTAGTTTGTGCCGGATTTTTGCACGACTCCAAACTCAGCGGAAGTACTTACGGAAGTAATTTATTTATTCCGTGCACTTCCAGCGCCACGGTAGCACCGTAGgggcgtgcggtagtaccgctccggcggttctaccGCTCGTTGCCCTGTGCAACAGGCCCTCGTCTGGTATCTACCgcgcaagcggtagtaccgctccgcgCGGGCTGAGTAAGGGGATAATGGTTGGATCttttcccccactatataaagggggtcttcttccccaagaagaCCACCTCTCccctccccaagctccattgttgctcaaagctccattttcgcccgatctctctccctagccaatcaaactcgTTGATTTTCTAGACATTAGTTGAGAAGGCCTCGAtgtacacttccaccaagagaaatttgattccccccactaatcccttgcggatcttgttactcttgggtgtttgagcaccctagacggctgaggtcaccgcggagccatatttcattgtggtgaagctttgtggtgttgttgggagcctccaattaagttgtggagatagccccaaccttgtttgtaaaggttcggtcgccgccttcaagggcatcAATAGTgtaatcacgacatctcgcattgtgtgagggcgtgaggggaatacggtggccctagtggcttcttggggagcattgtgccttcacactgctccaacggagacgtacttcctttcaaagggaaggaacttcggtaacacatcctcgtctccaccggctccactcttgattatctcttacctttacttgtgcaagcttatattgtgttgtatcccttgcttgcttgtgtgcttgttgttgttgcatcatataggttgctcacctagttgcatatatagacaacctattttgatattaaatttaatttggtaaagaaaagctaaaaattgttagttgcctattcacccccctctagtcaaccatatcgatcctttgAACCGTTCCTAGCACCGTGCAACAAGGGTTGTAGCTCGCGCCCCCCATGGTTGCAGCATTGGGTTGTGTCGCCCCCACTGCCCCTCGCCGTCAACGCTCAGCGCACCGGTGCCCATTCGCCGCCCCTCGTCGTCGTCTCTTGGGTCATCGTTACGGCACATAACCTTCGCATCAAAACAAAAACGCCGGATGTAGCTTTTGATGGTGTTGGTTGCAGCCCACCGCGACGGCACCCGTCGTTGTTTCAGCACCACTTCGTCGGTTGAAGCAAAAACACTGGTTCCACCTTCCGTCGATAACAGTTCCAGCATCTACATCACATGGTTGTAGCTCTACTACTAgttggttccagcaaaaatcaGAGGATTGTGAGTCGTCGCCTCCGCCCGCCCTTGCTGCAAAAAAACCAACTGTTCTAGCACCCCCATTACCCGGTTGTAGCAAATCGTCAACGATGGTGTCTTTGTTGCAGCTCCGGTGAGCACGGTTGTAGCATCTGCGAGCATGGTTGTAGCAAAAATCATTGACGACGGCGTCGCCGGTTGCAGCTGGGAGTTCAGAGGTAGGGGATTGGGAGTAGAGAGAAACGAGTGACAGCGAGTGGTTGCGCTGCATTACGGGGATAAGACGAAGAAGTGCATGAAGGCACACGTGTGTTAGCGAGCGAGGCGTCCGGCGCAACGTTCGGCCGGCGCGCCAGATACAAGCGTTTACCAATAGCTTTTGTTCTTTTTTGCTTATATATATACTGAACCTTGTATCGTTTatttttcaaaaaataaaataaaagataCAGTCCAGCTGTTTCCCTGGGGGGGGCGGGGGGGGATCCTGAATAACGCGCACCGTGTAGGCGTGTGAACACAGAGCACGGGCGAAGGCACGGCAGAGACGGAATCCAGGCCGTCGATCGAAGCATCGAAGGCTCGCCGAAACGGGCAAGGAAACCGCAATAAAATCGCCTCCCGTCCCCAACGGTCGTCTCTCAGCAGTCCGCAGCCCCAATCCCAAACCCTCACAGGTTCAAAAATCGAATCCGCCGCTGCCCAAATCTCACATTCCTCTCTCTCCGTCTCTCGTCTCCTCCCCCAATCTCGTCTCCGCCCTCCGCCCTCCGCCCCCGAACGCCCCGATTCACCGACCCGAAGATCCCCGCCCCTCCCGCTCCGCTCCGGCCCCAGATCGCGGCGATGGGAGCGGATCCGGACGCCTCCTGCCCCTCGCCGGCGGCGGCGTCTCCGTCACGGCAGCCACGACAAGGTACGCGACGCGCGGGTCTGGGGTTCCGTCGTGGGGAGATACCGAGGTGTTGAGTTTCTCTTGGTTGTCTCacggcgagggttttctttttggCAGGCGAGGAAGAGCTCCGCGCCGTGGAGCCCGTGGACCACCGGAGCCCGCACCGCCACGCGGATTcgagccctgcgccgccgccgccgccgcccgcgtccGCCGCGCCGGTGCCGCAGCACCCCGAAGGTACGGTCCTTGGTCCTGTTTGCAAGCAATTGAGCGCTAGGGTTTGTTGGTATCCGTTTCACGGTGCGGGATTTGTCCCCAGTGTCAGGCGAGGACGCGGTGCTGGCCAGCGAGGAGGCGGTGGAGGAACAGCCCGCCCTTGAGGAGGGGGTGGTGGAGGCGGAGGCCGCTGTTGCAGGAGGAGAAGGCGAGGCTCTCCGCAGCTTCTTGGAGGTGGGAAATTTTGGGTTCTTGCGCTCAGATCTCGTGAATTTCTTAGCTCCTAACATTTTTTAACTCCTGAGAGTTTTCTCCATTATATCTGCCCATTGTGTTCTATGCCAATGATTTCTAGATATCTTCCTGCAGGAATTCGGGGATCAAGCAGATGACTGCATTATCCCATCTCCGCGCCTGAAGGGGATCGCAACTCCTGACTGCCCTGCTGCCCTCCAATTCCTAGGTACACAGCCAAGCATAATACGCACCTTGCTTACGGATGGATGGTAAAACTTATTTGCTTAATTGCTTGCAGATCATTGACATTTGATCTTGTTTATTGTACCTGTAGGGGCGAGGTACAATAGCCTGATGGAGAAGCACAACAGCCTGATGGAGAAGTACGAGCAGCAGGTGGCTAAGTGTGCCGAGGAGTGTGCACCAAGGTTTGATGGCTTGAAGAACAAGTACACGGTGGAGTGTGCAGAGCGGCGTCGTTTGTACAATGAGCTCATCGAGCTGAGGGGAAACATCAGGGTATTCTGCCGATGCCGCCCTCTAAGTTCCGATGAGATCTCCCGTGGCTGCTCATCAGTGGTTGAGGTTGATCCGTCCCAGGAGATGGACCTTCAGTTTATTCCCacggaaaaagagaggaagaccTTTAAATTTGACCATGTTTTTGGACCGGCTGATGATCAAGGTATTAACTGTCCTTACTCTGCTTGACATATACCCTAACCTTTGTTTCAGATTCATAGTTTTGTGGTATGAAATGGAGGTTAATCGCATATCCCAGGCAATATGTTGTAGTAATAATTTGATTGAACTAATTGCATATGCATTGCTTCTCCGAATCTATTTTATGCACAGAGGGACTACATGATTGTATAGTTGAAGGATGTTGAATCTAATGGGTTTTATTCTAATTGTTTCCTTCAGAGGCTGTATTTGCTGAGAGCCTGCCAGTGGTGAGGTCAGTGATGGATGGTTTCAATGTATGCATCTTTGCATATGGGCAAACCGGAACAGGGAAAACCTTCACTATGGAAGGTGTTCCAGAGAATAGGGGTGTTAATTACAGGGCTCTTGAAGAACTGTTCAGGATCTCGGAGGAGAGAAGCTCATCTATCTCATACTCATTTGGTGTGAGTATCTTGGAAgtctataatgaaaaaatcagggaCCTTCTTGATGACAACTCTGAACAAACATCAAAAAGGTACATCTCCTTTCTTATCATTTATCCTGACTCTGTAGTAAGGAATGGAGCTTAATATCATGTTGCATCTGAAGGTTGGACATAAAGCAAAGTGCTGATGGGGCACAAGAGGTGCCTGGCTTGGTTGAAGCTCCAATTTCTACAATAGATGGTGTGTGGGAGAAACTGAAAGCTGGCGCTAGAAATAGATCTGTTGGATCAACCAGTGTCAATGAACTGAGCAGTCGCTCCCATAGGTATCGCTTCTACAGTTGTATGACACTCGTTCTAATTAATTCAACTCATGATTGACTGTTAACAACTACtcctagattcaaattagtatacttGACATATTAATGACATTATTTCAGCAACGGGATAATGATATCTGGACTTCTGTTGTACTTGCAGCTTGGTTAGGGTCACCGTTACGAGTGAGCATTTGGTGACTGGGGAAAGGAGCAGAAGCCACATGTGGTTGGTTGACCTTGCTGGAAGTGAGCGCTTGGCTAAAACTGAAGTAGAAGGAGAGAGGCTGAAGGAGGCAAAGTTCATCAACAAGTCACTCTCTGCACTGGGTGATGTTATTGCTGCCCTTGCCTCCAAGAATGCCCACATCCCATATCGGTCAGTCTTATTTATTATCCACATGCTTCAACATCTGCCTTGCTCAGTTACTAAAAGAAGCATACCTCAGCTGAGTCTTACCACTACTCTTTGCTGTCAAATGTAGGAACTCCAAGCTAACTCATCTGCTCCAAAGCTCGTTAGGTAAGTGACTTTCTAAAAGAGTTATGCAAGTGCACTGATTTCTAGCTAAATGGTTATGATTATGTCTCGTTTTATTGAACTTGCTTATATGCACTGGAATGTCCAAAGACAAAAATGAAGAGATAAAGAGTGTTCACCTTGCATTAACTGTTGCAGGTGGAGATTGCAAGACACTCATGTTTGTGCAGATAAGTCCAAGCTCTACAGATTCAGGAGAAACTTTATGCTCGCTAAATTTTGCTAGTAGAGTTCGAGCTATTGAACATGGCCCTGCTCGTAAACAAGTGGATCCAGCTGAAAACTTCAAGATCAAGCAGATGGTACTTTATTTCTGACCTTATTGAATAATTATAACATGATTCAGCTATTGTATTAAGTGGAAATTGTTCCAGGCCGAAAAGCTCTGCCATGAGGAAAAGGAAAATGCGAAGTTGAACGAAAGCTTGCAACTGATGCAACTCAAGTATGCTTCTCGTGAGAATGTCTTCAGAACTCTTCAAGATAAGGTATGTGGTGCCAACCATAATTGCCAACTGACAGACTATAAACCAATTCATATATGGAACTAAGTTTTTAACATATATGAATGTTGTGCAACAGATAAGGGAGACTGAGCAAGCCTGCAGAACTCATCAGCAGCGGGTAAGTAAGAGATTCAGTTCTGCTTGTTTGAGCAAGCCTGCAGAACTCATCAGCATGTATTTTCCTATGCTGGTCTGTGTTTATGACAGTTCTATTTGTACAGGCTAGAGAGCTGGAGAATGAATTAGCTAATGAGAAGAAGGCTGCAAGGGATACGGGTAAATCCGTGAAGCCATCATTTGCAGCTCCTGTGAGGCAGAGACCACCACTTGCTCCTATGAGGCAGAGACCACCAAGCAACAACATGCCACAACCTTCAGGCCCTTCCAGACTGAGGTTTGCTGGTAAGGGATCTTCAGTTCAGAACAAAGAGAACATCCCTACGGCGAACAAAACCGTTGTGGACAAGACTGCTGGCAAAGCACGGCGGGTATCTTTGGTTCCCATGATGCGGCAGATCCCTCTCCAGCCCAAGAGGCGATCCTCGATCGCGATCCTACCAAGCGAGAGAGAGCGGATGTCCATATTTCCCGAGAAGAAGGCAATGTCACGACTGTCCCATGTCCAAATGTCAAGAACAGCAAGACCACAGGCTTTTAACTCAATTCCAGAAACACCACAAGCAGCAGTCGATGCAACTCCAGATGTCAGAGGAAAGTTTAGAATGGAGTTTGGCAGCAGCAGCAGGTTCTCAAGCCCTCCAACGCTGTCCATGCGGAAGTCAAGGAACAATATCTCGTCTCCGCAGCAGAGGTTGAGGATGCAGTCAGGCTCTGGAAATGCCAGCAAGCTATGCTTCAGTATCCAGAAGAGAGTAGCTCTTGGTTCACCTGCTCCAGCAAGAACGACTTCCATGACGTCTGGTACTGGCATCTTTGATCCAGCTCTGCGCGAGCAGATAATGGCAGGGAGATTCGGCAATGCGCAGAGGGTGTTCAACGGCAAGAGGAGAATGTCCGTCCTCTAAGGTGAAGAAGATCGGTTCGGAATGTTGAGACAGCGGTGCGGAACCGGGATGCTGAAGGAATGTGGTGGTACTTTTGCTTCCTCGGAGAAGACCAACCATGGCTGGGGCTGGGAACTTGTGTTGATAAGAGAACTTGTAACTTGTGTTAGGGTTCTCTTGGCGATGATAAATGTCTACTTTTAGGGCTGTGTATAATTATACCCTGACGGGTTGGTTGGTTGGATTAGCCTTTGGCATCAGTCTGGATGCTCTTTCCCCCCTAGAAGCTGCTTGCCTATTATGCTACTTACTGATAAGAAAACTAGGTTCCAGTTATTCATATCATTTGTTTGgaatgatatatatatatgttacatGCCTCAATTATTCTGACTTGAATTTGCTTGTCTGTTGCCTGTTGGTTCTGATTCCTTGCTAAGTAAATTGTAAGTAAATTGTGTTTCCATGCTACTACTGGTTGCAGCAATCCAGTAGCCAATTTGTTAGTTCTTGGTTCACCTGCCGACAGGATATTTGCCAGTGAAAATCATCACAGATCCTGTTATGTGGCTCGATAGAATCAGATGATGCACATGTAAAGAACACAAGCCATCAATAGGTCTTCGAAAGCCGGATTCATCTGCCGACAGGATACTTGCACATATCAGTTAAACCAGGACCGAATACTGTTTCCCAACTCGGTGGTGCAAATTTAAACAGATGAACGGACTGGTTTACAAGAATTAACTGTTGTAGAAGTAAAATAATTTATGTAATCTGAACGCACGAACATTCAGATTTAAAAGAATAATCAGTAATCAGCAAAAATTGTAGGCCCTACATAGCTTGCTCTAGCAAAACTCATGGGCGCTACCGCTATAGCTCAAATCTTTTCATCCATTGACACAATGAACCTGAACCGGCAGTCTCTGGTGAACGCGCTGCATGTTTCTCCAGCTGCAAGCAGCAGCTCCCAAATGACTCCAGGTTCACTTTCAGCCTGAAGTCCAGATTAAAC is drawn from Aegilops tauschii subsp. strangulata cultivar AL8/78 chromosome 1, Aet v6.0, whole genome shotgun sequence and contains these coding sequences:
- the LOC109778332 gene encoding kinesin-like protein KIN-14J, which encodes MGADPDASCPSPAAASPSRQPRQGEEELRAVEPVDHRSPHRHADSSPAPPPPPPASAAPVPQHPEVSGEDAVLASEEAVEEQPALEEGVVEAEAAVAGGEGEALRSFLEEFGDQADDCIIPSPRLKGIATPDCPAALQFLGARYNSLMEKHNSLMEKYEQQVAKCAEECAPRFDGLKNKYTVECAERRRLYNELIELRGNIRVFCRCRPLSSDEISRGCSSVVEVDPSQEMDLQFIPTEKERKTFKFDHVFGPADDQEAVFAESLPVVRSVMDGFNVCIFAYGQTGTGKTFTMEGVPENRGVNYRALEELFRISEERSSSISYSFGVSILEVYNEKIRDLLDDNSEQTSKRLDIKQSADGAQEVPGLVEAPISTIDGVWEKLKAGARNRSVGSTSVNELSSRSHSLVRVTVTSEHLVTGERSRSHMWLVDLAGSERLAKTEVEGERLKEAKFINKSLSALGDVIAALASKNAHIPYRNSKLTHLLQSSLGGDCKTLMFVQISPSSTDSGETLCSLNFASRVRAIEHGPARKQVDPAENFKIKQMAEKLCHEEKENAKLNESLQLMQLKYASRENVFRTLQDKIRETEQACRTHQQRARELENELANEKKAARDTGKSVKPSFAAPVRQRPPLAPMRQRPPSNNMPQPSGPSRLRFAGKGSSVQNKENIPTANKTVVDKTAGKARRVSLVPMMRQIPLQPKRRSSIAILPSERERMSIFPEKKAMSRLSHVQMSRTARPQAFNSIPETPQAAVDATPDVRGKFRMEFGSSSRFSSPPTLSMRKSRNNISSPQQRLRMQSGSGNASKLCFSIQKRVALGSPAPARTTSMTSGTGIFDPALREQIMAGRFGNAQRVFNGKRRMSVL